One genomic region from Brevinema andersonii encodes:
- a CDS encoding ABC transporter ATP-binding protein, whose product MKSIIEIHNLRKFLRDRFVLDGINLEIHESETFVLLGQSGTGKSVLLKHIIGLMQADSGTLFINGHDMTNASETEWRNIRKNIGMLFQSGAIFDSLTVGQNLLFVLDHLMPHMSYPEKEERVSYCLKVVGLEGLENIMPAELSGGMRKRAALARTIATKPDIILFDEPTTGLDPIMTAVVDDLILDVKKELGTTFIVVTHDMASAMRVGDRLALLYKGQIKFLGTKQEVENTDNPYMVQFMNGDSKGPMTENQIVGDTTWLPLKEKNPITQQ is encoded by the coding sequence ATGAAAAGTATTATTGAAATTCATAATTTGCGTAAGTTTTTAAGAGATCGATTTGTATTAGACGGTATTAATCTTGAAATTCATGAAAGTGAAACTTTTGTGTTGCTAGGCCAGAGTGGCACAGGAAAAAGTGTTTTACTTAAACATATTATTGGATTAATGCAGGCGGATTCTGGGACCTTATTTATTAATGGTCATGATATGACAAATGCTTCAGAAACTGAATGGCGCAATATCAGGAAAAATATAGGAATGTTATTTCAAAGTGGTGCTATTTTTGATTCTTTAACGGTCGGTCAAAATTTATTGTTTGTTTTAGATCATTTGATGCCTCATATGTCTTATCCTGAAAAAGAAGAAAGAGTTAGTTATTGTCTTAAAGTTGTTGGACTAGAAGGACTTGAAAATATTATGCCTGCTGAGTTATCCGGTGGTATGCGTAAACGTGCAGCATTAGCTAGAACTATTGCTACCAAACCTGATATTATTTTGTTTGACGAGCCTACGACAGGGTTGGATCCTATTATGACTGCAGTAGTAGATGATCTCATTCTTGATGTAAAAAAAGAATTGGGAACTACTTTCATTGTGGTTACTCATGATATGGCTAGTGCTATGAGGGTTGGTGACCGATTAGCTCTTCTTTATAAGGGTCAAATTAAATTTTTAGGTACTAAACAGGAAGTTGAAAATACAGATAATCCCTATATGGTACAGTTTATGAATGGGGATTCTAAAGGTCCTATGACGGAAAATCAAATTGTTGGAGATACAACATGGCTACCATTAAAAGAGAAAAACCCAATTACACAGCAATAG
- a CDS encoding MlaD family protein — protein sequence MATIKREKPNYTAIGAFLFIGLALILVGVVFADKLVYKIKGGYPLYVTFNNVDGLLVGSKLKIGSGKEIGQVDKIDVDGSTLILTLVVEKKYKINQDANFQIFSSSLVGGKFIEVVNYTGKSPHLEAETTIKGIDPFSINQVFSMLGSFMSGDSADGLGSNVNGIFSSISTTANTIARMVEDNQTNVDVAMENLASASVKLNSLAYSLDRKLNLLSDKDFDKIIKDLESSLSELSVFIKAVNAADAPLSVLKDPAINHSIRTIVTNLEDTTERVKKKPSLLFRG from the coding sequence ATGGCTACCATTAAAAGAGAAAAACCCAATTACACAGCAATAGGTGCGTTTTTGTTTATAGGTCTTGCTCTCATTCTAGTTGGAGTAGTTTTTGCCGATAAATTGGTCTATAAAATTAAAGGAGGATATCCTTTATATGTTACGTTTAATAACGTGGATGGACTGTTAGTTGGTTCGAAGCTGAAAATAGGATCTGGTAAAGAGATCGGTCAGGTTGATAAAATTGATGTTGACGGGTCTACATTAATTCTAACGTTGGTTGTTGAAAAAAAATATAAAATTAATCAGGATGCTAATTTTCAGATTTTTTCCAGTAGTTTAGTAGGCGGAAAATTTATAGAAGTAGTTAATTATACTGGTAAATCACCGCATTTGGAAGCTGAAACTACTATTAAAGGAATTGATCCATTCTCAATTAATCAAGTGTTTTCAATGTTAGGTTCTTTTATGTCAGGCGATTCTGCTGATGGATTGGGTAGTAATGTAAATGGTATTTTTTCGTCTATAAGTACCACTGCAAATACAATAGCGCGTATGGTAGAAGATAATCAGACAAATGTGGATGTAGCTATGGAGAATTTAGCATCAGCTTCTGTGAAACTTAATAGTTTAGCGTATTCCTTGGATAGGAAACTCAATCTTTTAAGTGATAAAGATTTTGATAAAATTATTAAAGATCTGGAAAGTAGTCTTTCAGAATTGAGTGTGTTCATAAAGGCTGTAAATGCTGCTGATGCTCCTCTTTCGGTACTCAAAGATCCTGCTATTAATCACAGCATCCGTACTATTGTTACTAACTTAGAAGACACTACTGAACGTGTTAAGAAAAAGCCGAGTTTATTGTTTAGAGGCTAA